The Chitinophaga lutea genome contains the following window.
GAAAAATCGACAGATTACACATGAAAAAAGTGAACAACATCGCAGTTCTTACGTCGGGGGGCGACGCACCCGGGATGAACGCAGCCATCAGAGCGGTAGTAAGAACGGGCCTTTATCATCATCTGAATGTATTCGGTGTGATGTACGGATATAAGGGGATGCTGACCGGGGAGATTTTTCCGATGGAATCCAAATCTGTTGCCAACATCATCCAGCGCGGGGGTACGGTATTGAAAACGGCGCGCTGCAAGGAGTTTTACGAAGCCGACGGGCGCAAAAAGGCGTATGAGAACCTGAAGAAATTTGGGATCGACGGGCTGGTGGTGATCGGCGGCGACGGTTCTTTCAAGGGCGCCCAGAAATTCAGCCAGGAATTCGACATTCCCTGTATCGGTCTGCCCGGCACCATCGACAAGGATATTGCCGGTTCCGACTTCACCATCGGTTTTGACACAGCTGTAAATACCGCCGTAGAGGCTATCGATAAAATCCGCGACACGGCGGATGCGCACGACCGCCTGTTCATCATCGAGGTGATGGGGCGCGACGCGGGATATATAGCGCTGCACAGTGGCATCGCCACCGGCGCCGAGCACATCCTGATGCCCGAGCGCAAAACCGATATCGACGACGTGATCAACGACCTGATGGCCAACGAGCGCCGCCAGAAAATGGTGAACCTCATCGTGGTGGCCGAAGGCGACGAGTTCGGCGGCGCCAACGAGGTAGCCCGCCACGTCAAAGAAAGAATGCCCCAGCTCGATACCAGGGTCTGCATCCTGGGCCACATCCAGCGCGGCGGCTCTCCCACCTGCATCGACCGCCTCATTGCCAGCCGTATGGGCTACGCAGCCGTTGACGCCCTCATGGAAGGCACCCACAACGTCATGATCGGCATCGTGAACAACAAAATTCAATATACTCCCCTCGATAAGGCCGTTAAAGCCAAACAGAAAATCGACCCGGAGTGGTTTAAGATTGTCAAAATTCTTGCGAGTTAAATAAACGTCTATGAGTACAAAAGATCTGTCCAAATACTTTCATAAAGGAATGGACAATGAAGCCGGATTGGCGCATTCAAAGCAGAAAACAAAGATTGTAGCTACCGTTGGCCCGGCTTGCGATACCTATGAGAAATTATTGGAGCTCGTTAAGGCAGGTGTGAACGTATTCCGCCTGAACTTCTCTCACGGCAGCCATGAAGACAAACTGCGCATCATCGGCTACATCCGCGAAATCAACAAAACAGAACCGTACAACATCGCCATCCTGGCGGACCTCCAGGGGCCGAAGCTGCGCGTTGGCGAAATCGAGAACAACGCCCTGCCCCTCAAAACAGGCGACATCCTCACCTTCACCACCGAAAAGTGCGTGGGCACCATGGAAAGGATCTATGTGTCGTACCACGACCTGCATAAAGA
Protein-coding sequences here:
- the pfkA gene encoding 6-phosphofructokinase, producing MKKVNNIAVLTSGGDAPGMNAAIRAVVRTGLYHHLNVFGVMYGYKGMLTGEIFPMESKSVANIIQRGGTVLKTARCKEFYEADGRKKAYENLKKFGIDGLVVIGGDGSFKGAQKFSQEFDIPCIGLPGTIDKDIAGSDFTIGFDTAVNTAVEAIDKIRDTADAHDRLFIIEVMGRDAGYIALHSGIATGAEHILMPERKTDIDDVINDLMANERRQKMVNLIVVAEGDEFGGANEVARHVKERMPQLDTRVCILGHIQRGGSPTCIDRLIASRMGYAAVDALMEGTHNVMIGIVNNKIQYTPLDKAVKAKQKIDPEWFKIVKILAS